The sequence CCTTTCAGTCTACAGAAGTGTTATAGCCCAAGGAGGGTGAGTTGATCACAAAACAACTCCTTCGAACTCTGCCCTTGGAGAGTGATTGGAAGGAATGAGAATGATGTCATACTGACGTATTCTCAATCACTAGCTCCCTTGAGTATTAGGAGGAAAGCAGGATTTATTATcactacaaaggaaaaaagaaagtaacagagTCATAGAGTTTCAAATAATCCCAATTTctcctatgtttttcttttctcctctttgaaaAACATGCCAGAAACCTGGGATGGATGTGAGTGAGGATATATAAGTCTCAAGAATGCTTCCCTGGTGACCTAGATATGTCCCTATTATAGGAGAAGCTGTGACAATTGTGTGCTATTtgatcaaataaatatttgtggaattcatGAATTGGCTTTGGATAGCCAGTTAAGCAAACCTATACCTTAGAGTCCATGTTTGTAACATTAGGACCGACATCCCTACCACAGAGTCACAGGAAGAAATTTAGTGAGAAAATTCTATCAAACGCAAAGCATATTGACCAGCATATTTCAGATGTGAGTAAATATTGGTTACCTGACTTGCCTCCTTGTATATTTTTGTCCCAGTAACTGAGTACACAAGGATTATACAAACTTTACAGCTaaaggtatattttcttttttttctcttcgaGCTTTGTGGATTCTACAAAACATGTGTCTCTACCATTCTTTCCCCAAACTTCAACTGCACACCAATGTCTTctcaatgttttccttttctttccagacAATAGTGCCTGAAACCAAAACCCACATTGTGTGGGAAGTACCTGTGTTACTTTCATCATGTCATCTAACACACAGAGTGGATAGTTTAAGAAGCAATGGAAATGACCTGAAGAACTTGAGTTCCTCTAAGAGCTGGGCTGCAAAGAAGCTCTTGCCACCAGTGAGCCCGTTAGAAAATGTCCTGGAAATTTTCCTGAAAGTTCAAAAATTCAACAGGGTATCATGGAcacaaatgagccatccaggatGGCATAGCCTCTCCATAACCATTTTGTCTCTAAGATATGCCTGAATGGGAGACAGGGATTGAACACCTCCAGCCTCAACATACTGTCATAAATAGGAAACCAACACAAATTTCAAAATGGTAAGTTCATTTATTACATCTATTCATTGGCATAATTGTTAGTCAAGCAGCCACTGCCTTCTGGGGAATAACTCTAGAGATTCCAGGAATGTTTGGAAGCCATTCAAAATCTTTTCCTTACTTCTTAAACTAGTAGTGATTCAGTCAACATTGTTAGGCACTTCCGTGTGCCAAGCTAGGACTAAACCACATAAGTATTTTACGCCTGTTACTTCTCATACTCCTGTAGGtgagaaagtaacattttttccttcatatttcccTCTTTCATGCAGATTCTCACTGTACAGGACAGAAAGGGGTGATATGACGGCGTTCCCAGAATATATTTTAGCCTACTCTGTGGCATTTAGGCAGATTCTTCTACTAGAATCTTTCTCTTCATCACTCTGACCTTGAATTCAGCCAGATGCATTTAGCTCCCATTGCTTAGGTTCTCTCATTAACATTTGTCTTGCTGTTGCCCAGGAGCCCTTGATTAAAGGTCAGGTGACCTCAGTGCTTTTTATTATCTTGAGTATTGACCTCAAGAATGTCTGCACCTGTGGGAGAAAGTTACTGAGCCTAATGAATGGTGGACAATCATACCACAGCGAGCACATTCCTTCTGTGGGGGTTTTCCAGTTTCCCAGACTTGCAGGGTCTCCTCTTTGTGATGATTTTCTTCTCCCATGTGACCAGCCTAGCTGCAAACGTGTGCATAATGGTGGCCATCAAGCTGAGTCACAACCTTCACACCcccatgtattttttcctctgtggCCTGTCCTTTTCAGAAACTTGTACCATATGGCAATCATCCCCCGCATGCTAGTGGACTTGCTGTCAGATAGCAAGGCCATCTCTCTTCCTGAGTGTGCCACacagatgtttttcttctttggcttgGGAACCAATAACTGCTTCATCATGGCTGCCATGTCTTACGACCGTTACACTGCCATTCACAGCCCACTGCGCTATAAGGTCTTGATGACCCATAAGATCTGCTTTCAGTTCATGATGGCCTCTTGGATGGCTGGGTTCCTGGCTTCTCTGTGCATCATCATCACTGTATTCaacttgtctttctgtgactccAACATCATCGAGCACTTCTTCTGTGACATCTCACCTGTGGTCTGCCTTGCCTGTGATTACACCTCCCATCACGAAAGGGCTATTTTTGTGCTTTCTGCCTTCGTGTTGGTGGGCAGCTTTGTTTTCATTATGATGTCCTATGTCTTCATTGTGTCCAGAGTTGTGAAGATGCCTTCTGCCAAGGGG is a genomic window of Acinonyx jubatus isolate Ajub_Pintada_27869175 chromosome D1, VMU_Ajub_asm_v1.0, whole genome shotgun sequence containing:
- the LOC106986479 gene encoding LOW QUALITY PROTEIN: olfactory receptor 10Z1-like (The sequence of the model RefSeq protein was modified relative to this genomic sequence to represent the inferred CDS: inserted 1 base in 1 codon) yields the protein MVDNHTTASTFLLWGFSSFPDLQGLLFVMIFFSHVTSLAANVCIMVAIKLSHNLHTPMYFFLCGLSFSETCTXMAIIPRMLVDLLSDSKAISLPECATQMFFFFGLGTNNCFIMAAMSYDRYTAIHSPLRYKVLMTHKICFQFMMASWMAGFLASLCIIITVFNLSFCDSNIIEHFFCDISPVVCLACDYTSHHERAIFVLSAFVLVGSFVFIMMSYVFIVSRVVKMPSAKGKYKAFSTCSSHLTVVCIHYGFAGFVYLRPKDRDSFREDMLMAVTYTVLTPLLNPIVYSLRNKDMQTALRKVLGKTNRFIPQMGSRRTPDIKNVQTVDK